CTCCGGTTGCAGGCTGTCGTGCGATCTATGACTCCATCGGTGCTGATAAAAAAACGTGGATCCTGTGCGCAAAATCGCAGGGTTTCAGCAAAGATCTGACCCATGGTCAGTTGATTCGCGGAACGCACGCACAGAACGAAGTGTTCCCGAAACTGACGGAATGGCTGCATCATCGAACGGAACACGGCTGACGGCTTTGAATCAATCTGAGTTCACGACTGCCACGGCTTCGATTTCCACAAGCAGACCGGGAAATACCAATTGCGGTGAATGAACCGTGGCGCTGGCCGGTAACCGGTCCGGGAACGCAGCAGTGCGAGCTTCGTTGTACCCGGAGTAGTTGCTGAAATCAGTGAGCCACGCCGTGATTTTTACGACGTCGTTCAGTGTTGCACCACCGACAGCGAGAATCTCAGCAATGTTCGAAAAGACTTTGTCGGCCTGAACCCTGACATCTCCTTCTCCTACCAGATTGCCGTCCGGGTCAAACGCGATCATACCTGAGACCCAGATCATATCGTCAACCTGCACACCGAGATCATGACTGAGATTCTCGGCCCATTTCCATCCGGAGGGACGAAGTGATTTCCTTCTGGCCATTGAAAGACGACTCCCGCTTCTGAAGGTCGTTGTGAAATTCTTTCATGAAGAATAAAGATCGTAGTATCGGCCTGCAATCGGAACCGTAGCCAACTGTGACCGACCGTTTCTTCGCATCACATTCTTACGACTCCCGTCTTTTTCTATTTTTCCTCACTCTGCCGGACGACACAAATCGGGTCAGCTGGTCGTGCTATCACGTCCCGTGACACGCCCATCATCATCCTCTGCCGTATCACGAGCTGAAGTTGCAAAGGCCAATTCCGTTATCATCGATCACCATTCGGGAAATGCATTCAGACTGCTGCCTGAGAGATCAGTCGATGCTCCATCAGATGAACCGGAACCTGGTTTTCAGCTCTGGTCGGCACCGCGAATTTGCCTGCGACGACTGACCAGCTCCCGGATGTGATCCAGATCATCGCGGGGTGTGGCGGCGATCAACTCGCGTGTGTAGTCCTCTCTCGGATTTCGGTAAATCGCCTCAGACGGACCAAACTCCACGAACCTGCCGTCTTTCATAACTGCCATCATGTCGGCCATGAATTTGACCACTGACAGATCGTGACTAATGAAGATATAAGTCAGCCCGCGGCTTTCCTGCAAATGGTTGAGCAGGTTGAGAACCTGAGCCTGCACCGAAACATCCAGTGCCGAAACCGATTCGTCACATACAATAAATTCCGGTTCGACCGCCAGAGCCCGGGCGATGCAGATTCGCTGGCGCTGGCCTCCGGAAAATTCGTGAGGGTAACGGCCCAGGTGCTCCGTCAGCAGCCCCACTTCCTCCAGCAGGGTAGCTGCTCGATCGACACGATCACGGCGGGACGTGCCGATTCCGTGCAGTGACATCGGTTCGGAAAGGGCCGCCTGCACGGTCATCCTTGGGTTCATTGATCCGTACGGATCCTGAAAGATGATCTGCATTCGGTTCCGGAGCCGTTTCAGTTCTGTTCGGCCCAGTGTACTGATATCCAGTCCGTCGAAGTGCATTGTTCCGGAAGTGGCTCTAACGAGTCTCAGCAACGCTCGTCCGGTTGTGGTCTTGCCGCAACCGCTTTCCCCCACCAGTCCCAGCGTCTGCCCCCGATACACATCGAACGTTATCCCGTCAACCGCCCTGACATATCCGGCGGTCCGCATCATCACGCCACTCCGCACCGGAAAATGGACCTCCAGATTTCGTACACTCACCAGGGGAGCCTGCCCGGCATCGATGGTGTCGGCCTCACGTCCCAAAGAAACGGGATCATCTTCGAATCCGAGTTCTTTGAGCTGGT
The DNA window shown above is from Fuerstiella sp. and carries:
- a CDS encoding RidA family protein yields the protein MARRKSLRPSGWKWAENLSHDLGVQVDDMIWVSGMIAFDPDGNLVGEGDVRVQADKVFSNIAEILAVGGATLNDVVKITAWLTDFSNYSGYNEARTAAFPDRLPASATVHSPQLVFPGLLVEIEAVAVVNSD